DNA from Leucobacter aridicollis:
CGCCACCGGATTGGTGAGCACACGAGCGCTCGGCGTTCCGGCGTTAGAACCCGCAACAATCACGGCGGCTGTAGACAGCGTGGGGAGCAAAGCCCCGGGCGCCGGGAAGGAGCTATCGGGTGCCAAAACGAGAAAGCTCGCGACGAGTCCAGCGAGTCCGGAGTACAGGAGGACTGCTCGAGCCACCCGATGAAGGACGATGCCGGCGCCCCAAGCGAGCGCAACGAGCGCTCCGATCCCGAGTTCCCACGCACGCGAATACGTCGAGAAGTACGCCCACGTTGGTGAGACACGTGTTTCGATCAGAGAAGCCGCAAAGGAGACCATGACGACCACTCCCACGATCGCGACGATCCAACGCTTTTGGGCTTTCGCCGACCCCGGGGCGAGCCTTGCCGAACAGATGAATCCAGCAATCAGCAGCCACGGCCACACAAGATAGAACTGTTCTTCGACGGATAGCGACCAGAAGTGCTGCAGTGGAGACACCGGAAGACCGGCAGCAAAATAGTCCGTGCCTGCTATCGCGAAAGACCAATTGGCAGTAAACACTCCCGCCCACAGGGCATCCCAAGCCGTGGCAATGAACCTTCCACGCCCGAATATCCACCAAGCGCCGAGCAGAGTTATGAGTAATACGGTGGCGGCAGCCGGCACAATACGCCGGACTCTGGCTACGTAGAAGCGCCGAAACGAAATTCTGCCGGTGGCGTGAAGTTGCCGATACAACATGCCCGTAATCAAATATCCGGAGATGACAAAGAACACATCGACCCCGGCAAATCCACCCCGGGGCCAACCGGTCAGATGCTCAAGAAAAACCGCGACTACCGCGACTGCGCGAAGGCCCTGGATATCGAACCGAAATCGGGATGCCGTCGCCACCTGGGGTTGACCCGTGGCCGACTTGAAACTGTTCACACCATCATGCTACTCATATTCTGAAATTTCACAATGCGGGCGCGCTCCTGTGTATGTATCGTCGACATTCCTTTCACCGCGACACCACACAGCCATCACCCACCTGGAGCCCCCTCTGCCCAAAGCGGCAGGACTCACCCAAGCGCATACCGAGCGAAATCTTGGCATAACACAGCCTGGGAGTTGATATACCTCGCGGGTCGGCACACCCCAGCCAGCGCCAGCAACGCCACCCCACGTGCAACAACAAACGCCGCCACTCTGTGTCAGTCGGCGCGATCAGGAGACTCGTAAGCAGACAATCCGATTCGCGAGCCGCCGCAAACAGGCACTCACGCACTCGCGTTCAGCCTTCGCGCCTCCATCGCTTCTGGGAGAGGATCGAAACGGGGAATCGCGTTGCGTCAGATGAGCTCGTCAAGCTGGACAAGAGCCTCGTTCGGTTGCCATTCGGTGACCTGGGGGCCGCACGTGCGACTCCGCAACCCAGAAAGGCAATGCACATGGACACGCAAACGACTCGGTCGCTCCTGCTCAGCCCCGGAGCATTTCTTGCCCTATTCTCCCTTGCGCTGTTCATCTGGCGCCTGTTCCTCCCCGAGCCGACGTTCCTCGCCCTGTTCGCGCCGATCCTGACTATGGCGCTCGGGTTCGCGCTGATCCGACAGAAGTACGTGGCGATGAAGAGGCAGCAGCACCCGAAGGACCAGGACCCTCCCACTGGGGCCTAAGGCAGTTCAAACGACCTCGAGGCCGCGCCACAGCACGTGACGAAACGACACCCACAACAATTATCTCGCCTGTCTAGTAATATTCCTGTATTGTCTATTCCGTGACCGCCAGCGAGAACCCCAGCCACCCAGCCGCCGCGCCAACCGTGGCGGCGACCCCGCCCGACGGCATGCTGCACGCCGCCACCCCGCAGACCGTGGACATCGAGCAGACCCGCAACGTCACCGAGCTCCTCATGCAGCGCGTTCGCACGGCACCGGCGCACATCGCGTTCGAGACCAGGCCGGCCGGCCAGCCCCTCACCGCACCGTGGGAGCAGATCTCGACCGAGCGCTTTGCCCGCCAGGTCTCCGAGATCGCGAAGGGGCTCATTGCCTCGGGCGTGCGCGCAGGCGACACGATCATGATCATGGCGCAGACGCAGTACCTCTGGGCCGTCGTTGACCACGCCGCGCTATTCGCCGGTGCAGTCGTCGTTCCCGTCTACGACACGGCGTCAGCCGCGCAGCTGCGCTCGATCATCAGTGACTCCCGCCCAGTGCACGCGTTCGTCGGCACCGTCACCGGCGGCGAGCGCCTCCTCGAGGCTGCGGCGGCCGCTTCGAACGGGTCAGCCCCACACGCTCCGCAGGTCTCAGTGCTGTCGACCGAGTCACCGCAGCCGCAGCCGCAGCCGCCGTCGCAGCGCGCAGCTACCGGCGCGGCGGACAGCGCCGGGATCGGCTCGCTCGCAACGCTCATTGCGGGCGGCGTCCACGTCACCGACGCCGAACTTGAGGCCCGTCGCCTGGGCGCGTCACTCGACGACGTTGCGACGATCGTCTACACCTCCGGCACGACCGGCGACCCGAAGGGCGCCCAGATCACACACCGCAACCTGGTGGGCCAGGTGTTGAACACGGCCGCCGCATACTCGGAGGTTGTGCGCGAATCCGGCAACACGGTGCTCTTCCTCCCCCTCACCCACGTGTTGGGCCGTGCACTGCAGCTGATCTGCATCGCCAACGGCATGCGCGTCGCGCACCTCTCGGACCCCAAGGAGGTGGTGCAGTCGCTCGCGATCCTGCGGCCGACCTTCCTCGTCGTGGTCCCTCGCGTGCTCGAGAAGATCGAGGGCGCAGCCGCAGCGTCGGCGACCGAGAAGCGTGTGCTCCCGCTGTGGCGGGCGGCCCACCGCACCGCGCTCGCGTGGGGCGAGTTCCTCGAGACGTCCGATCGGGATCCGTCAGCGCACGCGCCCGCCGGTCTACGGCTTCGTCGCGCGCTCTTCGACCGCGTGTTCTACCGCAGGCTCCGTTCCGTCATGGGAGGGCGGCTCGACTATCTCCTCTCGGGCGCCGCCACCCTTCGCCCCTCGCTCGCGACGTTCTTCCGAGGGATCGGCGTCCCGGTCATCGAGGGATACGGGCTGACGGAGACCACCGCGCCGCTCACGGGCGGACGACCAGGATCGCTGCGCGCGGGGAGCGTCGGCACCCCGCTCCCGGGCAACGCCGTGCGGATCGCGGACAACGGCGAAGTCCTCGCGAAGGGCGTCGGCGTCTTTGCCGGATACCGGAACGAGGCGCACAACGCCGACGCGTTCATCGACGGGTACTTCCGCACCGGAGACCTCGGCTCGCTCGCGCCCGACGGGTCGCTCACGTTGAGCGGCAGACTCAAGCACGTGATTGTCACGTCGACCGGCAGAACGGTGTCGCCCGAACAGTGGGAGCAGACCGTCGAACAGCACCCGCTCGTCGCGCACGCCGCGCTCGTTGGCACGGATCGGCCCTACCTCACGGCGCTGGTGGTCATCGACACCGAGGCGGCAACCGCGTGGTTCACTGATCGCGGCGATGCGCCGGCCAGCGCGCTCAGCGCGTCCGGTCTTGTGGTGTGCTCGGACGGTCGGCTCCTGGAGGAGATCACCACGGCAATCGACCGCGCGAACGCCGCCGTATCGCCGGCGGAGCGCGTGCAGTCCTGGCGCGGGCTCGTGATCGGCGGCGACCGCCTCGACGAGTTCGTGACCCCCACGATGAAGCTCAAACGCCAGGCACTCCTCACGGAGTCAGAGCCGATCATCTCCGAGTTGTACCGCTAGTCCAGCCCGACGCGCACCGTCGCCCCAACGCTCCGCCCACTCTTCCCGATCCGACTCCCTTGAAGGATTCACCATGTCTCAGGCGAACACTCGCTCACTCATACTCACTGTCGCGGCCATCGTGCTCGGCGGTCTGCTCGCCCTCGCCGGGAGCAGCAACAGCTGGACCATCGGAGGCGGTGCCGACGGCGGCGGCTTCCCCGGGTTCGCGCTCGCTGTCATCGTCACTTTCGCAGTGCAGTGGATCGCATACATCCCGGCGGCCATCGCGCAGACCGACAGGTACTTCGACCTGACGGGCAGCCTCACCTACATCTCGGTGACGGTGCTGCTGCTCGCCTGCTCGCCCGGGCTGGATCCGCGCAGCGTGATCCTGACCGCCGTCGTCGTCATCTGGGCGGCCCGCCTCGGCTCCTTCCTCTTCGCCAGGAACCGGCGATCCGGCACCGACGACCGGTTCGATGAGATCAAGACCTCGAAGCTGCGGTTCCTCTCGGTCTGGACGGTGCAGGGCCTCTGGGTGAGCCTGACGGCGGCGGCCGCCTGGGTCGCGATCGCTTCGGCCGGGAGCGCTCCCCTCGGATGGACCACCTGGATCGGTCTCGCCGTGTGGGCCTTCGGATTCACGTTCGAGGTTATCGCCGACAACCAAAAGCGCCTGTTCAAGGCCGACCCTGCCAACGACGGCCAGTTCATTCACACGGGACTGTGGTCGGTTTCTCGCCACCCCAACTACTTCGGCGAGATCGTGCTCTGGATCGGCGTGCTCATCATCGCCGCCCCGGCGCTGCAGGGGTGGCAATGGATCGCGCTGCTCTCGCCCGTGTTCGTCATCGTCCTGTTGACGCGCGTGAGCGGAATCCCGCTGCTCGAGGCAAAGGCGAAGCGCAAGTGGGGCGACGATCCGGAGTACCAGGCCTACCGGGCCCGCACTCCGCAGTTGCTCCCCCGGATTGGCACCGGGCGCTCGACTAAGGCACCAGACGCGAGGCCGTAAGGCGCCCACGGAACAGCTCCAGCGACGCTCCCCCGATCCTGCGTGACTAGGCTGAATTCGTGCACGATCCCAGACGCATTTCCTCGCTGAAGTTCGTCGTCGTCACGCGCTCGCTCGCGGCCGCACTGCTCGCGGCCGGGAGCGCGCTTGCGTTCGGGCAGCTCGTCGGCGAGACCGCGCACGTCGACCGCGCGCTCTATGCGCTCGGCGGCGGGATCATTGCCGCCCTCGCGCTCTGGTTCTTTGGGGTCGGCTACACGCCGGTCGTGCTCGACGCAGGCGACGCGCTGCTCGTCGGGCGCTCGCGCATCCGCGTGCCGCTGCGCCGGATCACGGCGGTGTCCCACAACGTCCCGACCATGCGCGGCGGCCGGGCGTACACCGAGATCACGACGCCGGCCTACCCAGGCGGCACCTTCGGCTACATTCCCCGGGACCTCGTCACGGGGTTCACCTCGGTACCCGAACCGCCGTCGACGACCGACCTGCGCGAGCGCGTCGAGCGGGCGCGGGCCAGTCGCCCGTCACCCCCGTAAGTGGGGAGCTTGGGCCCGCGCGGTGACGATAGAGTCGAAGCCGACCCTCATTGATCACCGGCTCACCATGCGCAGCGACGCGCTCACCATCGACCACGGCGAGCGCGCACCGGACCTCACGCCCGCTACGCATCCCGCCCCGTCGAAAGGCCATTCCTCGACATGACCGTCTCCCCAACCGCGTACTTTCGGCAACTCTCAGGCACCCGCTTCGAAGCGACCGAGGCCACGGCCGGGGCTTGGAACCCCGCCGAGCAGCACATCGCCCCGGTAATTGGCCTCCTCGCGCATCTCATCGAGCAGGATCACGCGCAGCGCGGCGGCGCACTGCGCCTGGGCTCGCTGTCGTGCGACATCCTCGGAGTGCTGCCGCTCGGCGAGTTCGACGTTGAAGTGTCAGTGATCCGGCCTGGGCGCACCATCGAACTCGTCGAGGCCGTGCTCACGAGCAACGGGCGCACTGGTGTCCGGGCGCGCGCATGGCTGCTACAAACGTCCGACACGACCGCGCTCGCGGGCACCTCCTTCCCCGATATGCCCCAGCTCGACTCGACCCCGGAGTACCCGTTCGGCACGACGTGGAACGGTGAGTGCGTGAACACCATCGAGGCCCGCCGCGACTTCCTCGGCACGGGCCGCGCCCGCAGCTGGATCCGCACGGACACCGCGCTCATCGAGGGCACCGAGGTCAGCGAGCAGGCGCGTCTGATTGGCATGCTCGATTTCGCGAACGGTCTCGTCCCACGGGTCGACCCGCTCGAGATCGGCTTCCCGAACATCGACCTCAACGTCTCGTTCTTCCGCGCGCCTTCCGGCGACTGGCTCGGGCTCGACTCAACGGTGTCGTTCGGGCCTGACGCTGTCGGCCTGACGGAGTCCGTCGTGCACGACGCGAGCGGCCCGGTCGGCACGCTCTCGCAGACCCTCACGATCCGCGCGTAGGGTGAACCTCTGAGGACTTAGATCAAAGGGCTCACCGTCGTGGCGCCGCTGAACGCGTCGAACTCGCCACAGGCCGCTCAGCCTGAGGGCGGCGTCGCCTAGACCGGGCGGACGCAGGCGCACTGCGCGGCGATGAGGGTTCCCTCGGCCGCCTGCGCCTCGCGCGTGTGTTCAGCGTCGAGACGCACGACCTCCGGTTCCCGCCGCCAGAGCGCGAACCCGCCAACGGCCCCGACGACGGCGAGCGCCGCGAGCATCCACCAGGCGACCACAAACCCAAGGCTCGTCGCGACCCAT
Protein-coding regions in this window:
- a CDS encoding AMP-dependent synthetase/ligase; the protein is MTASENPSHPAAAPTVAATPPDGMLHAATPQTVDIEQTRNVTELLMQRVRTAPAHIAFETRPAGQPLTAPWEQISTERFARQVSEIAKGLIASGVRAGDTIMIMAQTQYLWAVVDHAALFAGAVVVPVYDTASAAQLRSIISDSRPVHAFVGTVTGGERLLEAAAAASNGSAPHAPQVSVLSTESPQPQPQPPSQRAATGAADSAGIGSLATLIAGGVHVTDAELEARRLGASLDDVATIVYTSGTTGDPKGAQITHRNLVGQVLNTAAAYSEVVRESGNTVLFLPLTHVLGRALQLICIANGMRVAHLSDPKEVVQSLAILRPTFLVVVPRVLEKIEGAAAASATEKRVLPLWRAAHRTALAWGEFLETSDRDPSAHAPAGLRLRRALFDRVFYRRLRSVMGGRLDYLLSGAATLRPSLATFFRGIGVPVIEGYGLTETTAPLTGGRPGSLRAGSVGTPLPGNAVRIADNGEVLAKGVGVFAGYRNEAHNADAFIDGYFRTGDLGSLAPDGSLTLSGRLKHVIVTSTGRTVSPEQWEQTVEQHPLVAHAALVGTDRPYLTALVVIDTEAATAWFTDRGDAPASALSASGLVVCSDGRLLEEITTAIDRANAAVSPAERVQSWRGLVIGGDRLDEFVTPTMKLKRQALLTESEPIISELYR
- a CDS encoding DUF1295 domain-containing protein; this translates as MSQANTRSLILTVAAIVLGGLLALAGSSNSWTIGGGADGGGFPGFALAVIVTFAVQWIAYIPAAIAQTDRYFDLTGSLTYISVTVLLLACSPGLDPRSVILTAVVVIWAARLGSFLFARNRRSGTDDRFDEIKTSKLRFLSVWTVQGLWVSLTAAAAWVAIASAGSAPLGWTTWIGLAVWAFGFTFEVIADNQKRLFKADPANDGQFIHTGLWSVSRHPNYFGEIVLWIGVLIIAAPALQGWQWIALLSPVFVIVLLTRVSGIPLLEAKAKRKWGDDPEYQAYRARTPQLLPRIGTGRSTKAPDARP
- a CDS encoding thioesterase family protein produces the protein MTVSPTAYFRQLSGTRFEATEATAGAWNPAEQHIAPVIGLLAHLIEQDHAQRGGALRLGSLSCDILGVLPLGEFDVEVSVIRPGRTIELVEAVLTSNGRTGVRARAWLLQTSDTTALAGTSFPDMPQLDSTPEYPFGTTWNGECVNTIEARRDFLGTGRARSWIRTDTALIEGTEVSEQARLIGMLDFANGLVPRVDPLEIGFPNIDLNVSFFRAPSGDWLGLDSTVSFGPDAVGLTESVVHDASGPVGTLSQTLTIRA